In Corynebacterium endometrii, one DNA window encodes the following:
- a CDS encoding aldehyde dehydrogenase family protein, whose translation MTSLFDPTKEEMLAPVHASGGPRSLYIGGEWVAAQSGETRTITCPADGSTVGVVSEASDADTERAIKVARETFDAGEWTSVPAIERGKILLKVADIIRERKDLFAAAESADTGKRLEESEGDMDDIAGAFEYFGTLASHQAGRVVDPADDNVRSRIDAEPVGVCGLITPWNYPLLQVSWKVAPAIAAGNTFVLKQAELTPHTAMLLMAAFEEAGLPAGVANLITGAGANCGNPLSTHPDVDMVSFTGGLETGKLIAKNAAGTIKRTALELGGKNPNVVFADADFEAAVDNALTAAFFHSGQVCSAGSRLIVEASIHDKFVEELARRANKIKIGGPTDSKAETGPLISAEHRDKITDYVETAKREGATVLSGGRKAESSDNEGPHGTGETDLGAGIYYLPTILDNCTQDMECVHAEAFGPTVTVETFDTEEEAIKIANDTEYGLAGAVWTTDAGKAERVARALRHGTIWINDFHPYLPQAEWGGYKQSGNGRELGPTGLAEYQEHKHVYTNLAPAATGQFGQQ comes from the coding sequence ATGACCTCCCTTTTCGACCCAACCAAAGAAGAAATGCTCGCCCCTGTTCACGCCTCTGGCGGCCCCCGCAGCCTCTACATCGGCGGTGAGTGGGTAGCGGCCCAGTCCGGCGAGACCCGCACCATCACCTGCCCGGCGGACGGCTCCACCGTGGGCGTGGTCTCCGAGGCGTCCGACGCGGACACGGAGCGCGCCATCAAGGTCGCCCGCGAGACCTTCGACGCCGGCGAGTGGACCTCCGTCCCGGCCATCGAGCGCGGCAAGATCCTGCTCAAGGTCGCCGATATCATCCGCGAGCGCAAGGACTTATTCGCCGCCGCCGAGTCCGCCGATACCGGAAAACGCCTGGAAGAGTCCGAGGGCGATATGGATGACATCGCTGGCGCCTTCGAGTACTTCGGCACCTTGGCCAGCCACCAGGCCGGCCGCGTGGTTGACCCCGCCGATGACAACGTCCGCTCCCGCATCGACGCCGAACCAGTGGGCGTATGCGGCCTTATCACCCCCTGGAACTACCCGCTGCTGCAGGTGTCCTGGAAGGTGGCCCCTGCCATCGCCGCAGGCAACACCTTTGTGCTCAAGCAGGCCGAGCTGACCCCGCACACCGCCATGCTGCTCATGGCCGCCTTCGAAGAGGCGGGCCTGCCGGCGGGCGTGGCCAACCTCATCACCGGCGCCGGGGCCAACTGCGGCAACCCACTGTCCACCCACCCGGACGTGGACATGGTGTCCTTCACCGGCGGGCTTGAGACCGGCAAGCTCATCGCCAAGAACGCCGCCGGAACCATCAAGCGCACGGCGCTTGAGCTGGGCGGCAAGAACCCCAACGTTGTCTTCGCCGATGCTGATTTCGAGGCCGCGGTTGACAACGCCCTGACCGCCGCGTTCTTCCACTCCGGCCAGGTCTGCTCCGCGGGCTCCCGCCTGATTGTGGAGGCCTCCATCCACGACAAGTTCGTTGAGGAACTGGCCCGCCGCGCCAACAAGATCAAGATCGGCGGCCCAACGGACTCCAAGGCTGAGACCGGGCCACTGATCTCCGCCGAGCACCGCGACAAGATCACTGACTACGTTGAGACCGCCAAGCGGGAGGGCGCTACCGTGCTCTCCGGCGGCCGCAAGGCCGAGTCCTCCGACAACGAGGGACCTCACGGCACCGGCGAGACGGACCTCGGCGCCGGCATCTACTACCTGCCGACCATCCTGGATAACTGCACCCAGGACATGGAGTGCGTCCACGCCGAGGCCTTTGGCCCTACCGTCACGGTTGAGACCTTTGACACCGAGGAAGAAGCCATCAAGATTGCCAATGACACCGAGTACGGCCTAGCCGGCGCGGTCTGGACCACGGATGCCGGCAAGGCGGAGCGCGTGGCCCGCGCCCTGCGCCACGGCACCATCTGGATCAATGACTTCCACCCTTACCTGCCGCAGGCCGAGTGGGGCGGATACAAGCAATCCGGCAACGGCCGCGAGCTGGGCCCAACCGGCCTCGCGGAATACCAAGAGCACAAGCACGTCTACACCAACCTAGCGCCGGCAGCCACCGGGCAGTTCGGCCAGCAGTAA
- the betT gene encoding choline BCCT transporter BetT gives MAQPAKRRANRYQLRALVGSYRAETGDDVGAGEVEPPETNWPVFIISAIGVLAVAAYAFFGREHAQETLGNVTSWIATNLGWFYILTATVAVVFVLVIAFGRSGHVRLGPDHSRPKFNLFTWASMLFAAGIGVDLMFFAVAEPITMYLAPPLEDPESMQAAKDAVVFALFHYGLTGWALYALMGMAFGYFAYRLNMPLAIRSALYPLIGKRVHGPAGDAVDIAAMLGTVFGVAASLGIGVVQLAYGIHLITGWDQGAGLQAGLVIVAIAVATVSAVSGVDKGIRRLSEANVFLAIAMMLYVVIAGKTSYLFDTLIMNIGDYVSSFPSWTMDTMAFSPNPDETHAWMEAWTLFFWAWWIAWAPFVGLFLARISRGRTLRQFIVGTLTFPFLFILLWMSFFGNSAIDLVRNQGKAEFGETAMNYPEQGFYDLLGSYPGATFLIIIATLIGLLLYITSADSGSLVMSNFTSRITDSRQDGPRWSRIFWSVAVGVLTLTMLQIDGIPTVQSATIVMGLPFSFVVYFIMFSLWKCLRLEHYEAQARALALPHAMSGRVDSTSDSDELWKLRLNRATAWPTRDDMTNYIRETAAPALKKVTEEMRANGYKATLLTSVVPEINVSHLDLNVQLEDERNFRYQLFPVAEPRPDYAEGVGEELYYRLEVYGLSGSLGYDVYGYTQHQLINNLLDLFERHMAFLHMQREDSGSSDMSDNAAPIRTWRDDS, from the coding sequence GTGGCCCAGCCCGCCAAGCGCCGGGCGAACCGCTACCAATTGCGGGCCCTGGTGGGCAGCTACCGCGCAGAAACCGGTGACGATGTAGGAGCCGGCGAGGTTGAACCGCCGGAGACCAACTGGCCGGTGTTCATCATCTCCGCCATCGGCGTGCTGGCCGTGGCGGCCTACGCATTCTTTGGCCGGGAGCACGCCCAAGAGACCCTGGGCAACGTGACCAGCTGGATTGCCACCAACCTGGGCTGGTTCTACATCCTCACCGCCACGGTGGCCGTGGTATTCGTCCTAGTCATCGCCTTTGGCCGCTCCGGCCATGTCCGCCTGGGCCCGGACCATTCCCGCCCAAAGTTCAACCTCTTTACCTGGGCCTCCATGCTCTTTGCCGCCGGCATTGGCGTGGATCTGATGTTCTTCGCGGTGGCGGAGCCAATCACCATGTACCTGGCCCCGCCGCTGGAGGACCCCGAATCCATGCAGGCCGCCAAGGACGCCGTGGTCTTTGCCCTGTTCCACTACGGCCTGACCGGTTGGGCACTATACGCTCTCATGGGCATGGCCTTCGGGTACTTTGCATATCGCCTGAACATGCCGCTGGCCATCCGTTCAGCGCTGTACCCGTTGATTGGAAAGCGCGTGCATGGCCCGGCCGGCGACGCGGTAGACATCGCCGCAATGCTGGGCACCGTCTTCGGCGTGGCCGCGTCCCTGGGTATTGGCGTGGTACAGCTCGCCTACGGCATCCACCTCATCACCGGCTGGGACCAGGGCGCCGGATTGCAGGCCGGCCTGGTTATCGTGGCCATTGCCGTGGCCACGGTCTCCGCCGTCTCCGGCGTGGACAAGGGCATTCGCCGCCTGTCCGAGGCCAACGTGTTCCTCGCCATCGCCATGATGCTGTACGTGGTTATCGCGGGTAAGACTTCTTACCTCTTTGACACGCTCATCATGAACATTGGTGACTACGTTTCCTCCTTCCCTTCCTGGACCATGGACACCATGGCGTTTTCCCCGAATCCGGATGAGACCCACGCCTGGATGGAGGCGTGGACCCTGTTCTTCTGGGCATGGTGGATTGCGTGGGCGCCATTCGTCGGCCTGTTCCTGGCCCGCATCTCCCGCGGCCGCACCCTGCGCCAGTTCATCGTGGGCACCCTGACGTTCCCGTTCTTGTTCATCCTGTTGTGGATGAGTTTCTTCGGCAATTCCGCCATCGACCTGGTCCGCAACCAGGGTAAGGCAGAGTTCGGCGAGACTGCGATGAACTATCCCGAGCAGGGCTTTTATGATCTCCTGGGTTCCTACCCTGGGGCCACGTTCCTCATCATCATCGCCACCCTGATTGGCCTGCTGCTGTACATCACGTCCGCGGACTCCGGCTCCCTGGTGATGTCTAACTTCACCTCCCGCATCACGGATTCCCGCCAGGACGGCCCACGCTGGTCCCGAATCTTCTGGTCCGTGGCGGTTGGCGTGCTGACCCTGACCATGCTGCAGATTGACGGTATCCCCACCGTCCAGTCCGCGACCATCGTCATGGGCCTGCCGTTTTCCTTCGTGGTGTACTTCATCATGTTCTCCCTGTGGAAGTGCCTGCGTCTGGAACACTACGAGGCCCAGGCCCGCGCCCTGGCCCTCCCACACGCAATGTCCGGCCGCGTGGATTCCACCTCGGATTCTGATGAATTGTGGAAACTGCGCCTCAACCGCGCTACCGCATGGCCAACGCGCGATGACATGACTAACTACATCCGCGAGACCGCCGCGCCCGCGCTGAAGAAGGTCACGGAGGAGATGCGCGCCAACGGCTACAAGGCCACCCTTCTGACCTCCGTGGTCCCTGAGATCAACGTCTCCCACCTGGATCTCAACGTTCAGTTGGAAGACGAGCGCAACTTCCGTTATCAACTGTTCCCCGTGGCGGAACCCCGACCGGATTATGCAGAGGGCGTGGGCGAAGAGCTTTACTACCGCCTTGAGGTCTACGGCCTCAGCGGCTCCCTGGGCTATGACGTCTACGGCTATACCCAGCATCAGCTCATCAACAACCTGCTTGACCTGTTTGAACGGCACATGGCGTTCCTGCACATGCAGCGTGAGGATTCCGGCAGCTCCGACATGTCAGACAATGCGGCCCCGATCCGCACCTGGCGCGACGATAGTTAA
- the betA gene encoding choline dehydrogenase, translated as MNFVNKVLKRDKAKTEGKAKTAPSVTDEVSDVVVVGGGSAGSVIANRLTEDKDTRVVVLEAGRPDSLWDLFIHMPSAFSFPIGNKNYDWKFESEPEPEMNGRRVYHARGKVLGGSSSVNGMIYQRGNPMDYEKWAKNDGMEHWDFAHCLPYFNRMETAAAAEPNDPRRGHNGPLYLSRGPATSPLFQALFKSVQQSGRNLTNDVNGYRQEGFAPFDRNIKHGRRLSAARAYLHTIKNRKNLEIRTRALTSRILFEGQKAVGVEYEWKGQTRRIYAKKIVLSAGAFNTPQLMQVSGVGPKELLESHGIKVVKDLPGVGENLQDHLEVYIQYETKNSTDSSQPYLDKWRWPLMGLQWLTTHKGPVATSHFEAGGFVRSNENEEYPNLMFHFLPMAVRYDGQKADVKHGFQWHVGPMFSDTKGHVRIKSADIKDKPEILFNYLRTDQDRREWVEAIRVARSLLDTEAMREVGATEFSPGPAVQTDEEILEWVRNDGETALHPSCTAKMGSKDDPMAVVDPETMQVWGVEGLYVVDASVFPSVTNGNIYSPVMMVAEKAADLIAGRTPLEPIHVPWYKAGEDMPLYAEGEAIRDHVEAPRGAY; from the coding sequence ATGAATTTCGTCAACAAAGTACTCAAGCGAGACAAGGCCAAGACTGAGGGCAAGGCCAAGACTGCCCCATCCGTAACTGATGAAGTCAGCGACGTAGTAGTTGTGGGCGGCGGCTCCGCCGGCTCCGTCATCGCCAACCGCCTGACCGAGGACAAGGACACCCGCGTGGTTGTCCTCGAGGCCGGCCGCCCGGATTCCCTGTGGGATCTGTTTATCCACATGCCATCCGCATTCTCCTTCCCAATCGGGAACAAGAACTACGACTGGAAGTTTGAGTCGGAGCCGGAGCCAGAGATGAACGGCCGCCGCGTGTACCACGCGCGCGGCAAGGTCCTGGGAGGCTCTTCCTCCGTCAACGGCATGATCTACCAGCGCGGCAACCCGATGGACTATGAGAAGTGGGCCAAGAATGACGGGATGGAGCACTGGGACTTCGCCCACTGCTTGCCATACTTCAACCGCATGGAGACCGCCGCCGCGGCGGAGCCTAACGACCCGCGCCGCGGCCACAACGGCCCGCTGTACCTCTCCCGCGGCCCCGCAACCTCCCCGCTGTTCCAGGCGCTGTTCAAGTCCGTCCAGCAGTCCGGCCGCAACCTGACCAATGACGTCAACGGCTACCGCCAGGAGGGTTTTGCCCCGTTTGACCGCAACATCAAGCACGGGCGCCGCCTGTCCGCGGCCCGCGCGTACCTGCACACCATCAAGAACCGTAAGAACCTTGAGATCCGCACCCGCGCGCTGACCTCCCGCATCCTCTTCGAGGGGCAGAAGGCAGTGGGCGTTGAGTATGAGTGGAAGGGTCAGACCCGGCGCATCTATGCCAAGAAGATTGTCCTGTCAGCGGGCGCTTTCAACACCCCGCAGCTGATGCAGGTCTCCGGCGTTGGCCCTAAGGAGCTGCTGGAGAGCCACGGCATTAAGGTGGTCAAGGATCTCCCGGGCGTGGGCGAGAACCTGCAGGATCACCTGGAGGTCTACATCCAGTATGAGACCAAGAACTCCACTGACTCCTCCCAGCCTTACCTGGACAAGTGGCGTTGGCCGCTGATGGGCCTGCAGTGGCTGACCACCCACAAGGGGCCGGTCGCCACCTCCCACTTCGAGGCCGGTGGCTTTGTGCGTTCCAATGAGAATGAGGAATACCCAAACCTCATGTTCCACTTCTTGCCGATGGCGGTGCGCTATGACGGCCAGAAGGCTGACGTAAAGCACGGCTTCCAGTGGCACGTGGGCCCAATGTTCTCTGACACCAAGGGCCATGTCCGCATCAAGAGCGCAGACATCAAGGACAAGCCGGAGATTTTGTTCAACTACCTGCGCACGGATCAGGACCGCCGCGAGTGGGTGGAGGCGATCCGCGTCGCCCGCTCCCTGCTGGACACCGAGGCCATGCGTGAGGTGGGGGCAACCGAGTTCAGCCCAGGCCCTGCCGTGCAGACCGATGAAGAAATTCTGGAATGGGTGCGCAATGACGGCGAGACCGCGCTGCACCCATCCTGCACCGCAAAGATGGGTTCCAAGGATGACCCCATGGCCGTGGTGGACCCTGAGACCATGCAGGTCTGGGGCGTCGAGGGGCTCTACGTCGTGGATGCGTCCGTCTTCCCATCCGTGACGAATGGCAACATCTACTCCCCAGTGATGATGGTTGCCGAAAAGGCCGCGGACCTGATTGCGGGCCGCACGCCACTGGAGCCAATCCACGTGCCGTGGTACAAGGCCGGCGAGGACATGCCGCTCTACGCCGAGGGTGAAGCCATCCGCGATCACGTCGAGGCACCACGCGGCGCTTACTAA
- a CDS encoding alpha/beta hydrolase, whose amino-acid sequence MSDDKNSQQRPLEPGQDWRIGGQQRQLSEEEQLEQLCSYMDAHYDLPDFTPPWRGGAGDPLPADRYSALLPDRITHASVMVLGSGGEHEMPGVAFADELAGLQIRDLPELGAQVYAPGPAAGAAQGTWVISLHSGGWWRGSGQALEMQWRPEVAAAAALSGATVMDLDYPLAPEHSVADMLAAIRRAADYARGEGAARLVLWGYSSGGALAAAAADPELGINPDALLLTFPDLDSVDGLPDEVRAGVAVAAPESWPRTLLQVALQDEIAARPEIPAAATHVRVEEYVARHRVSTPTVARERVKAAARFLASAPE is encoded by the coding sequence ATGAGCGACGACAAAAATTCCCAGCAACGTCCGTTGGAACCCGGCCAGGACTGGCGCATCGGCGGCCAGCAGCGCCAGCTGAGCGAGGAGGAGCAGCTAGAGCAGCTGTGCTCCTACATGGACGCGCATTATGACCTGCCGGATTTCACCCCACCGTGGAGGGGCGGGGCGGGGGATCCTCTGCCCGCGGACCGTTACTCCGCGCTGCTGCCCGACCGGATCACGCACGCCTCCGTCATGGTCTTGGGCTCCGGCGGCGAGCACGAGATGCCGGGCGTGGCCTTTGCCGATGAGTTGGCCGGCCTCCAGATCCGCGACCTGCCCGAGCTGGGCGCGCAGGTCTATGCACCCGGTCCAGCGGCCGGCGCGGCGCAGGGGACCTGGGTTATTTCCTTGCACTCCGGCGGCTGGTGGCGCGGCTCCGGCCAGGCCCTGGAGATGCAGTGGCGTCCCGAGGTCGCGGCCGCGGCCGCCCTGTCCGGCGCCACCGTCATGGACCTGGACTACCCGCTGGCGCCCGAGCACTCCGTGGCGGACATGCTAGCCGCCATCCGGCGCGCGGCGGACTACGCCCGCGGCGAGGGCGCGGCCCGGCTGGTGCTGTGGGGTTATTCCTCCGGCGGTGCGCTGGCCGCTGCGGCCGCCGATCCGGAGCTGGGAATCAATCCGGACGCGTTGCTGCTGACCTTCCCGGACCTGGATTCGGTCGACGGCCTGCCGGACGAGGTCCGGGCGGGCGTAGCCGTTGCCGCCCCCGAGTCCTGGCCGCGCACGCTGCTGCAGGTAGCGCTCCAGGATGAGATCGCCGCCCGCCCGGAGATCCCGGCGGCCGCAACCCACGTCCGCGTCGAGGAGTACGTGGCCCGCCACCGCGTCTCCACGCCCACCGTGGCGCGCGAGCGGGTCAAGGCCGCGGCGCGTTTCCTGGCCTCCGCCCCCGAGTAG
- a CDS encoding PrsW family intramembrane metalloprotease, whose product MTAAKILVGLLTLSGLGGVLFFLFTSAISSPVGFGIGMVAGGLYLALLLWFISRSPMWPGRGRRSNALWVACALLAGSGGAMWLTVLPAVALIEAATALGWDNAAASWAGGYPEEVAKALIVALILLAFSQFDRPWHGLIVGAVVGAGFEIFENVLYGVTGAVMDPESDAVGATFTWGLRVIVGPGLHVVFAAIAGWGVGWALHKRNIGPAVGWTFAAVALHFAWNYLMDDAAYLAKNTVVAVAMYSTIIVLVRRGNRHARTRPPGPGWVRIPYPAGPGFNTPGMSPPAPGRRTPGR is encoded by the coding sequence ATGACGGCCGCGAAGATCCTGGTTGGCTTGCTGACCTTGTCCGGCCTGGGCGGCGTGCTGTTTTTCCTGTTCACATCCGCGATATCTTCCCCGGTGGGGTTCGGCATTGGGATGGTGGCGGGCGGGCTGTATCTGGCCCTTTTGTTGTGGTTTATCTCCCGCTCGCCGATGTGGCCCGGACGCGGCCGCCGTTCCAATGCCCTGTGGGTCGCCTGCGCCCTGCTGGCAGGCTCCGGCGGGGCGATGTGGCTTACCGTGCTACCCGCCGTGGCCCTCATTGAGGCCGCCACGGCGCTGGGCTGGGATAATGCCGCCGCCAGCTGGGCCGGCGGCTACCCGGAGGAAGTGGCCAAGGCGCTTATCGTGGCGCTTATCCTGCTGGCCTTTTCGCAATTCGACCGGCCGTGGCACGGGCTGATTGTGGGCGCGGTGGTGGGCGCCGGTTTCGAGATTTTCGAAAACGTCCTCTACGGCGTGACGGGCGCGGTGATGGATCCCGAATCGGACGCGGTTGGCGCCACCTTCACCTGGGGTCTACGCGTGATAGTGGGGCCCGGCCTGCACGTGGTGTTTGCCGCTATCGCCGGCTGGGGCGTGGGTTGGGCGCTGCACAAGCGCAACATCGGGCCGGCCGTGGGCTGGACGTTTGCGGCCGTGGCGCTGCACTTTGCGTGGAACTACCTCATGGATGACGCGGCGTACCTCGCCAAGAACACCGTGGTGGCCGTGGCGATGTACTCAACCATCATAGTGCTGGTGCGCCGCGGCAACCGCCATGCGCGCACGCGGCCGCCGGGCCCGGGTTGGGTGCGCATCCCCTACCCGGCCGGGCCGGGCTTTAACACACCTGGGATGAGCCCGCCCGCGCCAGGGCGTCGCACACCTGGCCGGTGA
- a CDS encoding M13 family metallopeptidase yields MKDLYQFINGPWLTSHVIPDDRGVDGAFHKLRDDAELEVKEIVEQDSGRAGILYCQFMDVETINARGMAPLDADLDRLSVKDSTEFAFVLGELDREGVGAPASFYSSKDSGTEDEVAYVVQSGLGLPDEAYYREEAHAQILAAYKKHVEEMLGFLDPARLFGLPAAAAAERIVALETEIAAGHWDVVESRDAIKTHNYRNLSELPAKVRVMLEGARVPEHRLVAMMPSYFEHLDRLLTDERLADWQLWATWHILYSRAGLLPEEVGAKNFEFFGTKLTGATQQRDRWKRGVGLADSFVSQEIGRVFVDRHFPASSKAEMEELVRYLTDAYEDRISTLPWMTEGTRRRALEKLSQFNAKIGYPDKWRDYTGLEFSGEDLLADVRAGHAWAHDFELAKLGKPTNRDEWFCPPQMVNAFYNPTVNDITFPAAILRAPFYSPDADAAENFGAIGAVIGHEIGHGFDDQGSQYDGRGNLDSWWTDEDRAAFERLTAKLVEQYDGEVPSVLTEAGIESSGVNGKFTLGENIGDLGGLGIAVVAYKKYCQDKGIDPLGQLAPFEVEDADPALGEKEWNGLQRLFFAWARVWRTAIRPELATQYLAMDPHSPAEFRCNFIARNIAEFYEAFDVDQDSAMFLPEDQRVTIW; encoded by the coding sequence ATGAAGGACTTGTACCAATTTATTAACGGCCCATGGCTCACTTCCCACGTTATTCCCGATGACCGCGGCGTGGACGGCGCCTTCCACAAATTGCGCGATGACGCGGAGCTAGAGGTCAAGGAGATCGTCGAGCAGGATTCCGGCCGCGCCGGTATCCTCTACTGCCAGTTCATGGACGTAGAAACCATCAACGCCCGCGGCATGGCCCCGCTCGACGCGGACTTGGACCGCCTAAGCGTCAAGGACTCCACGGAGTTTGCGTTCGTGCTCGGCGAGCTAGACCGTGAGGGCGTGGGCGCGCCGGCCTCGTTCTACTCCAGCAAGGACTCCGGCACGGAAGATGAGGTGGCCTACGTGGTCCAGTCCGGCCTAGGCCTGCCGGATGAGGCCTATTACCGCGAGGAAGCCCATGCGCAGATCCTGGCCGCCTATAAGAAGCACGTCGAGGAGATGCTGGGATTTTTGGACCCGGCCCGCCTGTTCGGGCTGCCGGCCGCGGCCGCGGCCGAGCGCATCGTGGCCCTAGAGACCGAGATCGCCGCCGGGCACTGGGACGTGGTGGAATCCCGCGACGCCATCAAGACCCACAACTACCGCAACCTATCCGAGCTCCCCGCCAAGGTCCGCGTCATGCTTGAAGGCGCCCGCGTGCCCGAGCACCGCCTGGTGGCGATGATGCCAAGCTACTTCGAACACTTAGATAGGCTCCTTACCGACGAGCGCCTCGCGGACTGGCAGCTCTGGGCCACCTGGCACATCCTGTACTCCCGCGCCGGCCTGCTCCCGGAGGAGGTGGGCGCCAAGAACTTCGAGTTCTTTGGCACCAAGCTCACCGGCGCCACCCAGCAGCGCGATCGCTGGAAGCGCGGCGTGGGCCTGGCGGATTCCTTCGTCTCCCAAGAAATTGGCCGGGTGTTTGTGGACAGGCACTTCCCGGCCTCTTCCAAGGCAGAGATGGAAGAGCTGGTGCGTTACCTGACGGACGCCTATGAGGACCGCATCTCCACGCTGCCGTGGATGACGGAGGGCACCCGCCGCCGCGCGCTGGAGAAACTCTCCCAGTTCAACGCCAAGATTGGCTACCCGGACAAATGGCGCGATTACACCGGCCTGGAATTCTCCGGCGAGGATCTGCTGGCCGACGTGCGCGCCGGGCATGCCTGGGCCCACGACTTTGAGCTGGCCAAGCTGGGCAAGCCAACCAACCGCGACGAGTGGTTCTGCCCGCCGCAGATGGTCAACGCGTTTTATAACCCAACCGTCAATGACATCACCTTCCCGGCGGCCATCCTGCGCGCGCCGTTTTATAGCCCGGACGCCGACGCGGCGGAGAACTTCGGCGCTATTGGCGCGGTAATCGGCCACGAGATCGGCCACGGTTTTGATGACCAGGGCTCCCAGTATGACGGCCGGGGCAACCTGGACTCATGGTGGACGGATGAAGACCGCGCAGCCTTTGAGCGCCTCACCGCCAAGCTGGTGGAGCAGTATGACGGTGAAGTCCCGTCCGTGTTGACCGAGGCCGGCATCGAATCCAGCGGCGTCAACGGCAAGTTCACCCTGGGTGAGAACATCGGTGACCTGGGCGGCCTGGGCATCGCCGTGGTGGCCTACAAGAAGTACTGCCAGGACAAGGGCATTGACCCGCTGGGCCAGCTGGCGCCCTTCGAGGTAGAAGACGCTGACCCCGCCCTGGGCGAGAAGGAGTGGAACGGCCTGCAGCGCCTGTTCTTCGCGTGGGCTCGCGTGTGGCGCACCGCCATCCGCCCGGAGCTGGCCACCCAGTACCTGGCCATGGATCCTCACTCCCCGGCGGAGTTCCGGTGCAACTTCATCGCGCGCAACATCGCCGAGTTCTATGAGGCCTTCGACGTGGACCAGGATTCCGCCATGTTCCTGCCGGAGGACCAGCGGGTGACCATCTGGTAG